The genomic region CTATGACGAGGAAATCGGCTGTGTCGGGATCCAGCATATGGCTGACCGGCTTGCTCCGCTCCTTGGGACTCCGCGCGCCTGTTTCGTCGGGGAACCGACAGAGATGCGTGTGGCGGTCGGGCACAAGGGCAAGGCTGCGATCAAAGCGACCTGTAACGGGCAAAGTGGACATTCCGCCCTGGCGCCTAACTTCGTGAACGCCTTGCATCTCGCCGCAGATTTTGTTGTCGAACTTGGCAAGGTGCAGGGGTGGCTTGCAACGCAAGGCGCGCGCGATACAGACTATGACATCGCCTACAGCACGGTGCATATTGGCAAACTCACTGGCGGCGTTGCGCTGAATATCGTTCCCGACCACGCGGAGTTGATCCTTGAATATCGCCATCTCGCGGCAGACCAACAAGACATGATCATGGATCTGATCCGGGACGCGGCCAGCCGTGTGGCCGGACGATATCAGCCCGACTATCCCGAGGCGAAAATCGCCCTGAACCGGTACAATGCCTATCCTGGCCTCGATGTTTCCAAGGGCGCTCCTGTGGTTGCCCTGGCGCAGCGTCTGGCAGGTAATCCAGAGCTCACCAAGGTTGCCTTTGGCACTGAAGCTGGCGTTTTTGCA from Parasedimentitalea psychrophila harbors:
- the argE gene encoding acetylornithine deacetylase is translated as MSLTLENLERLIGFNSVSSRSNLDIIGFIETYLRERGFRLTRISDATGQKAGFFAEIGPSEGGLILSGHTDVVPTEGQNWSRDPFRLSHQDGKYYGRGTTDMKGYLACMLSAADKAAKSDLKEPLKLVFSYDEEIGCVGIQHMADRLAPLLGTPRACFVGEPTEMRVAVGHKGKAAIKATCNGQSGHSALAPNFVNALHLAADFVVELGKVQGWLATQGARDTDYDIAYSTVHIGKLTGGVALNIVPDHAELILEYRHLAADQQDMIMDLIRDAASRVAGRYQPDYPEAKIALNRYNAYPGLDVSKGAPVVALAQRLAGNPELTKVAFGTEAGVFAGLGVPTIVCGPGSMEGQGHKADEYISGEQLAACDRMMDCIVDEISI